TCCTACATCGACGACCTGATCGACCAGATCCAGGCACCGGACGACGAGGACTCGTAGGCCGAGCGACCTGGGCGCACCTGCAGCCCACGAGTCCGGCATTTGGCGGCCGGACACCAGCTCAGCAGCGAGGCCTACCGGCAACGCAGCACCGCAACACGAGACAAGGCGGGCCTATCCGCGCACGCTCGTAGGCCCGCTCCGGTCGTTCACTCGGCGGGGAGGTCGCCGAAGAACCCGGTGATGCTCCGCAGCCGGCCGTCCGGGCCCAGCTGGCCGATGTCGATGCCGGCGACGACCTGCGCACCGTCGGGGGTGGTCATGTCCCAGGCGAAGCGCAGCTGGTCGTGGTGGACGTCGATGCCGCTCACCCGACGGAACCGGGCACCGGGGTAGAGCTGCTGGATGATGGGGTTGATCGTGCGCAGCTCGTCGTGGCCGTTGTACTCCTGCAGCGGGTCGACGAAGCGGCCGTCCGGCGCCCACGCCCGGGCGACGAGGTCGGCCCGGACGGCGTCGTCGGCCTCGTCGAGGCTCGCCAGGTA
This genomic stretch from Acidimicrobiales bacterium harbors:
- a CDS encoding nuclear transport factor 2 family protein gives rise to the protein MTNTDTPTDTTAVVDAYLASLDEADDAVRADLVARAWAPDGRFVDPLQEYNGHDELRTINPIIQQLYPGARFRRVSGIDVHHDQLRFAWDMTTPDGAQVVAGIDIGQLGPDGRLRSITGFFGDLPAE